One segment of Fimbriiglobus ruber DNA contains the following:
- a CDS encoding type II secretion system F family protein, with amino-acid sequence MTFEAVQIAFIFGFVVVGVLVLYGLAAAFGAFTRPSAAAEPEPSLLDRVEAIRPPRNQLVRVDRGFDSMVRGTMFGLTTNRAVELLLIVGALVGISAFLATGSEIAALAGFVLGVFVLLLLMYAFQNRWRAALQEQLPDACFQLSRCLRAGLTVPGGLKETAEYSGEPVADVFRKGARWADAGMPVPDVMARLADEVRLTDFDTLTAVLTLQTEVGGNLPAMLDRLAGAIRDRNQYRGYFRAVTSLSRTTAIFIALAGPIGAILLAIFQPQFFKNLYETQLGWLLIAIASTLEIIGVVWVVVLLSRRNRF; translated from the coding sequence ATGACATTCGAAGCCGTCCAAATCGCCTTCATCTTCGGGTTCGTCGTCGTCGGGGTGCTGGTCCTGTACGGGCTCGCCGCCGCCTTCGGCGCCTTCACCCGGCCGTCGGCCGCGGCCGAGCCGGAGCCGAGCCTGCTCGACCGGGTCGAGGCGATCCGGCCGCCCCGCAACCAGCTCGTCCGCGTCGACCGCGGGTTCGATTCGATGGTCCGCGGGACCATGTTCGGGCTGACCACCAACCGGGCAGTCGAACTCCTGCTGATCGTCGGGGCACTAGTCGGGATCTCGGCGTTCCTCGCGACCGGGAGCGAAATTGCCGCGCTCGCCGGGTTCGTCCTCGGCGTGTTCGTCCTGCTCCTGCTGATGTACGCCTTCCAGAACCGCTGGCGGGCCGCTCTCCAGGAACAGCTCCCGGACGCCTGCTTCCAGCTCTCCCGGTGTCTCCGGGCCGGCCTGACGGTCCCGGGTGGCCTGAAGGAGACTGCGGAGTACAGCGGCGAGCCGGTGGCCGACGTCTTCCGCAAGGGAGCCAGGTGGGCGGACGCCGGCATGCCGGTTCCGGACGTCATGGCGCGGCTGGCGGACGAAGTCCGGCTGACCGACTTCGACACCCTGACGGCCGTGCTGACCCTCCAGACCGAGGTCGGGGGCAACCTGCCGGCCATGCTCGACCGCCTGGCCGGCGCGATCCGCGACCGCAACCAGTACCGCGGGTACTTCCGCGCGGTGACGTCGCTGAGCCGGACGACGGCCATCTTCATCGCCCTGGCCGGGCCGATCGGCGCGATCCTGTTGGCCATCTTCCAGCCGCAGTTTTTCAAGAACCTGTACGAAACGCAACTCGGGTGGCTGCTGATCGCCATCGCGAGCACGCTCGAAATTATTGGGGTGGTGTGGGTCGTCGTGCTCCTGTCCCGGCGCAACCGGTTCTGA
- a CDS encoding CpaF family protein, with product MQRQAAAPSRPPGGKDKGYQQLKSDLHRSVVEALDLSRIDRWKPDRLRAEILALTQSMAADARVRLTDEDAAQLTSDVIDEVFGLGPLEVLFADGTVTEVLVNGADKVYVERNGTLRPADVSFTDNAHLIRVIQRLAARVGRRIDESSPMLDARLPDGSRVNAVFPPLTVDGPVLSIRRFGHVLGHEQLQANESVATEMIEFLWAAVASKINVLISGGTGAGKTTLLNILAGFIPPEERIVTVEDAVELRLPLPHVVRMEARLANLEGHGQVTQHELVRNSLRMRPDRIIVGEVRGREAMDMLQAMNTGHEGSLTTIHANDTRDALSRLEMMVSMAGFDVPVAVLRGYIAKAITVVVHLSRVAGGARKMTRISEIRGIDDRGRYRVKDVFKFDQTGVVSGRAVGTFKATGYVPKILPRLTAAGHDLPADLFAARTLSADGTVPPSPEEGGPR from the coding sequence ATGCAACGGCAAGCCGCCGCCCCGTCCCGCCCGCCCGGGGGCAAGGACAAAGGGTATCAGCAGCTCAAGTCCGACCTGCACCGGTCCGTCGTCGAGGCGCTCGACCTGTCCCGCATCGACCGGTGGAAGCCAGACCGGCTGCGGGCGGAAATCCTCGCGCTGACCCAATCGATGGCGGCCGACGCCCGCGTCCGGCTGACCGACGAGGACGCCGCCCAGCTGACGTCCGACGTGATCGACGAGGTGTTCGGCCTCGGCCCGCTCGAAGTCCTCTTCGCGGACGGGACGGTAACCGAAGTCCTGGTGAACGGCGCGGACAAGGTGTACGTCGAGCGGAACGGGACGCTCCGGCCGGCCGACGTGTCGTTCACCGACAACGCCCACCTGATCCGCGTCATCCAGCGGCTCGCCGCCCGCGTCGGCCGGCGGATCGACGAGTCGTCGCCGATGCTCGACGCCCGCCTGCCGGACGGGTCGCGGGTCAACGCCGTGTTCCCGCCCCTGACGGTCGACGGCCCGGTCCTGTCGATCCGCCGGTTCGGCCACGTCCTCGGGCACGAACAGCTCCAGGCCAACGAGTCGGTCGCGACCGAGATGATCGAGTTCCTTTGGGCCGCGGTCGCGTCCAAGATCAACGTCCTGATCTCCGGCGGGACTGGGGCCGGGAAGACGACGCTTTTGAACATCCTGGCCGGGTTCATCCCACCCGAGGAGCGGATCGTGACCGTCGAGGACGCGGTCGAACTCCGCCTCCCGCTCCCGCACGTCGTCCGGATGGAAGCCCGGCTGGCGAACCTCGAAGGGCACGGCCAGGTCACCCAGCACGAACTCGTCCGCAACAGCCTGCGGATGCGGCCGGACCGGATCATCGTCGGCGAAGTCCGCGGCCGCGAGGCGATGGACATGCTCCAGGCGATGAACACCGGCCACGAGGGGTCGCTCACCACGATCCACGCGAACGACACGCGGGACGCCCTCTCCCGACTGGAGATGATGGTCTCGATGGCCGGGTTCGACGTCCCGGTGGCCGTCCTCCGCGGGTACATCGCGAAGGCGATCACGGTCGTCGTCCACCTGTCCCGGGTGGCCGGCGGGGCCCGCAAGATGACCCGGATCTCCGAAATCCGCGGTATCGACGACCGCGGCCGGTACCGGGTCAAGGACGTCTTCAAGTTCGACCAGACGGGCGTCGTCAGCGGCCGCGCGGTCGGGACGTTCAAGGCCACGGGGTACGTGCCGAAGATCCTGCCCCGGCTGACCGCGGCCGGGCACGACCTCCCCGCGGACCTGTTCGCCGCTCGGACCCTCTCGGCCGACGGCACGGTCCCCCCGTCACCCGAAGAGGGCGGCCCCCGATGA
- a CDS encoding type II secretion system F family protein: protein MTFEWTAEYTVLVLIFAMTTAIALALLSLVREQEDDGLSPEPARRAFGALTPGLAGMIPVTAGVRQRIQLDLYMAGHYQPAAFDNFQATRNLLTLIPLFGGLALSLLGPDEYFFWFAGSALAAAALGYALPRVLLTAEAKQRADRLREGLPILMDTVALCLSSGGGILDSLSRSGRAIRRGYPDLSQEVRVVERQAELRSLGHALDQWKARIPLPELASFVFLLSQGERLGADITRGLWELATSYRINGRQHAEAAANRLSFHMLFPTVLCLLPAVAIILVGPSAIEAVREGQKVRDSIREAEERSKEAAKEFLEAQDRVNKGGNLLKPAPPPPPNPEL, encoded by the coding sequence ATGACGTTTGAGTGGACAGCCGAGTACACCGTCCTGGTTCTCATCTTCGCGATGACGACCGCGATCGCGCTGGCCCTGCTCTCGCTCGTCCGCGAGCAGGAGGACGACGGCCTCTCCCCCGAGCCGGCCCGGCGCGCGTTCGGCGCCCTGACGCCCGGGCTCGCCGGGATGATCCCGGTCACGGCCGGCGTCCGCCAGCGAATCCAGCTCGACCTGTACATGGCCGGGCACTACCAGCCCGCCGCCTTCGACAACTTCCAGGCGACCCGCAACCTGTTGACCCTGATCCCGTTGTTCGGCGGCCTCGCACTGTCCCTGCTCGGGCCGGACGAGTACTTCTTCTGGTTCGCCGGCTCCGCTCTTGCGGCCGCCGCGCTGGGGTACGCGCTACCGCGGGTTCTGCTGACGGCCGAAGCCAAACAGCGCGCCGACCGCCTCCGCGAGGGGCTGCCCATTCTCATGGACACGGTCGCCCTCTGTCTGTCGAGCGGCGGCGGCATTCTGGACTCACTCTCCCGTTCCGGTCGGGCGATCCGCCGCGGCTACCCGGACCTCTCTCAGGAAGTGCGAGTCGTCGAGCGGCAGGCGGAGCTAAGGAGTCTGGGGCACGCCCTCGACCAGTGGAAGGCCCGCATCCCGCTGCCCGAACTGGCGAGTTTTGTGTTCTTGCTGTCCCAGGGCGAGCGCCTGGGGGCGGACATCACCCGCGGGCTCTGGGAGCTGGCGACCAGCTACCGGATCAACGGCCGCCAGCACGCCGAGGCGGCCGCGAACCGCCTCAGCTTCCACATGCTCTTCCCGACCGTGTTGTGCCTTTTGCCGGCGGTCGCCATCATCCTGGTCGGGCCGAGCGCGATCGAGGCGGTCCGGGAAGGCCAGAAGGTCCGCGACTCGATCCGCGAAGCCGAGGAGCGGAGTAAGGAAGCAGCCAAGGAGTTCCTTGAAGCCCAGGACCGCGTCAACAAAGGCGGGAACCTTCTGAAGCCTGCTCCCCCGCCCCCGCCAAACCCCGAGCTGTGA
- the cpaB gene encoding Flp pilus assembly protein CpaB, producing MRASFFLVLAVALLVGLGVAVAVKALGLLAVPTVAPLAQPVVAEPRPPVTKILVAARNLYAGDTILPGDVAVRAIRPDEVEAYEKNKADYVQPMPDAVHFRYPSANIEADTPMFRSKLKAMAKPDALHTRLAPGTRAVNIGATKPESAGGLIQVDDWIDVYISTDVARSDEPGRNSYSGLLVRHAQVIAKRDTLWPVFAGQPGETTIQYTLATNPYRAGLIEFARAVGVLSLVPVSETEKKRLDAVKASVMTDPAKAPLLFTANPESELYREEERRIREYERGTLSLSGDDLAAVLNLKPIPAPPEGTRLVSVDLYNGVRKQNTVAFGQTAPPGRYVFTMPGATPPLTTGATGPKYAGDAPPPAMKITPIPPAQPLPPPQPVEPAK from the coding sequence ATGAGAGCCAGTTTTTTCCTCGTCCTCGCGGTGGCCCTCCTCGTGGGCCTCGGGGTGGCCGTGGCCGTCAAGGCCCTCGGCCTCCTCGCCGTGCCGACCGTCGCGCCGCTCGCACAGCCGGTCGTCGCCGAGCCCCGGCCGCCGGTGACGAAGATCCTCGTGGCCGCCCGGAACTTGTACGCCGGGGACACGATCCTGCCCGGCGACGTGGCCGTCCGCGCGATCCGGCCGGACGAAGTCGAGGCGTACGAGAAGAACAAGGCCGATTACGTGCAGCCGATGCCCGACGCCGTGCATTTCCGCTACCCGTCCGCGAACATCGAAGCCGACACCCCCATGTTTCGGTCGAAGCTCAAAGCGATGGCCAAGCCCGACGCGCTCCACACCCGGCTCGCCCCGGGTACCCGGGCGGTGAACATCGGGGCGACCAAGCCGGAGTCCGCGGGCGGGCTGATTCAGGTCGACGACTGGATCGACGTGTACATCTCGACGGACGTGGCCCGGAGCGACGAACCCGGCCGCAATTCGTACAGCGGCCTCCTCGTCCGGCACGCCCAGGTCATCGCCAAGCGGGACACCCTCTGGCCGGTCTTCGCGGGCCAGCCGGGTGAGACGACCATCCAATACACCCTGGCGACCAACCCGTACCGCGCCGGCCTGATCGAGTTCGCCCGGGCCGTCGGCGTACTCAGCCTGGTCCCCGTCTCCGAGACGGAAAAGAAGCGTTTGGACGCGGTGAAGGCGAGCGTCATGACCGACCCGGCCAAGGCACCGTTGCTCTTTACAGCGAACCCGGAGAGCGAACTGTACAGGGAAGAAGAGCGGCGGATTCGGGAGTACGAGCGGGGGACCCTCTCGCTCAGCGGGGACGACCTGGCGGCGGTCCTCAACCTCAAGCCCATACCGGCTCCCCCGGAGGGCACCCGGCTGGTCTCGGTCGATCTGTACAACGGCGTCCGCAAGCAGAACACCGTGGCGTTCGGCCAGACGGCGCCGCCCGGGCGGTACGTGTTCACGATGCCCGGGGCGACCCCGCCCCTCACGACCGGGGCGACCGGCCCCAAGTACGCGGGTGACGCCCCGCCGCCGGCGATGAAGATCACGCCCATTCCGCCGGCCCAACCCCTGCCCCCGCCGCAGCCGGTCGAGCCGGCGAAGTAA
- a CDS encoding A24 family peptidase, protein MPTQFFPNPVFGWAFIVCVGAVLAAASWSDVRRMIVPKPVTLTGLALGLVFTVARCAWLGADDKPTWPGWFGTPGAAAGAADGVVFALTGFLAGFALFFAFWILGLAGGGDVKIVAVIGTWVGPKYLFGVVLLSYPVVIALLLLSLAGVTISMTTVKTPVAGPAPAKKKRLTLYSLPLAVATVALLTFSFRHDLGLVDPTP, encoded by the coding sequence ATGCCCACCCAGTTCTTCCCCAACCCCGTGTTCGGTTGGGCGTTCATCGTTTGCGTGGGCGCGGTACTGGCCGCGGCGTCCTGGTCGGACGTCCGGCGGATGATCGTTCCGAAACCGGTGACCCTCACCGGCCTGGCTCTCGGCTTGGTCTTTACGGTCGCCCGGTGCGCGTGGCTGGGCGCGGACGATAAGCCGACCTGGCCCGGGTGGTTCGGCACGCCCGGCGCGGCGGCCGGCGCGGCCGACGGGGTCGTGTTCGCGCTCACCGGCTTCCTCGCGGGGTTCGCACTCTTCTTCGCGTTCTGGATTTTGGGCCTCGCCGGCGGGGGAGATGTTAAAATCGTGGCCGTGATCGGAACGTGGGTCGGTCCGAAGTACCTGTTCGGCGTGGTTCTCTTGTCGTACCCGGTCGTGATCGCGCTACTCCTGCTCTCGCTGGCGGGGGTGACGATCTCGATGACGACCGTCAAAACCCCGGTGGCCGGCCCGGCGCCCGCGAAGAAGAAGCGGTTGACGCTGTATTCGCTCCCGCTCGCCGTCGCCACCGTGGCCCTGCTGACGTTCAGTTTCCGTCACGATCTCGGGTTGGTCGATCCCACACCCTGA